A genomic segment from Nicotiana sylvestris chromosome 1, ASM39365v2, whole genome shotgun sequence encodes:
- the LOC104216006 gene encoding heterogeneous nuclear rnp K-like protein 2: protein MSYYPPNSMAHSHQIEPSLNPNLSSNPPPPGAPPPAAAVLSQPSNEDPNRSATAKRPREEYTTATDEAGSSADADPPLKKRVKVAQDVVYRIVVPSRQIGKVIGKVGHRIQKIREETKATVKIADAIARHEERVIIISSKDNDDMFSDAENALHQIVSLILKDDDGNIDAQKVGAGHVAANTIRFLIAGSQAGGLIGVSGQNIETLRNSSGAAITVLAQHQLPLCASAHESDRVVQVSGDIPAVLRAVVEIGCQLRDNPPKQVISISPTYNHGYSRPSQPYVDPSSADYVNLTMLIPESLAGGLIGRCGSNISRIRAESGASIKVHGGKGEQKQRQVHLGGNAQQVTLAKQRVDEYVYSQLMLQAGGEQLQETMQLQQTMQLQQSVHLQQSMQLQQSVQLQQQIPDPSATLMQGYSHGHGLYMSSNQEAQMMSSYPQVYTSSTPQAPAYYGQSYPAPQM, encoded by the exons ATGTCCTATTATCCCCCAAATTCAATGGCTCATTCTCACCAAATCGAACCCTCCCTAAACCCTAACCTAAGCTCTAACCCTCCTCCTCCGGGAGCTCCACCTCCTGCTGCCGCCGTCCTTTCTCAACCGTCCAATGAAGATCCCAATAGGTCTGCCACCGCTAAACGTCCGCGGGAGGAATACACCACCGCGACGGACGAGGCAGGGTCGTCGGCTGACGCTGACCCGCCGCTGAAGAAGCGGGTTAAGGTTGCCCAAGATGTAGTGTACCGTATAGTTGTACCGTCAAGACAGATCGGAAAAGTTATCGGTAAAGTAGGGCATCGTATACAGAAGATTCGTGAAGAAACTAAAGCTACGGTTAAAATTGCTGATGCCATCGCT CGCCATGAAGAGCGAGTAATCATCATTAGCTCGAAAGACAATGACGATATGTTTAGTGACGCGGAGAATGCCCTTCATCAAATCGTGTCACTTATTTTAAAG GATGATGATGGCAACATTGATGCACAGAAAGTTGGTGCTGGCCATGTGGCAGCAAACACAATAAGGTTCTTGATTGCTGGTTCTCAGGCAggtggtttgataggagtgtctGGTCAAAATATTGAAACTTTGAGGAATTCTTCTGGAGCTGCTATCACAGTTCTTGCTCAACATCAGTTGCCATTGTGTGCATCTGCTCATGAGTCTGATCGTGTAGTACAG GTATCAGGAGACATTCCTGCGGTCTTGAGAGCTGTGGTAGAAATCGGCTGTCAATTGag GGATAATCCCCCTAAACAAGTAATTTCAATCAGCCCAACATACAATCATGGCTATTCTCGCCCATCTCAACCATATGTGGATCCATCTTCAG CTGATTATGTAAATCTGACGATGTTAATTCCCGAATCATTAGCTGGTGGGTTGATTGGAAGGTGTGGCTCCAATATTTCAAGGATCCGAGCAGAGTCTGGAGCATCAATTAAG GTACATGGTGGGAAAGGCGAACAGAAACAAAGACAAGTCCATCTAGGTGGTAATGCACAACAG GTCACCCTTGCCAAGCAACGAGTTGATGAATATGTCTATTCCCAGTTGATGTTACAAGCTGGTGGTGAGCAGCTGCAGGAGACAATGCAGCTACAGCAGACAATGCAGCTGCAGCAGTCAGTGCACCTGCAACAGTCAATGCAACTGCAGCAGTCAGTGCAGTTGCAACAACAAAT ACCAGACCCATCTGCTACTCTGATGCAAGGATATAGTCACGGTCATGGACTTTATATGAGCAG TAACCAAGAAGCTCAAATGATGTCATCATACCCACAAGTATACACATCGAGCACCCCTCAAGCTCCTGCTTACTATGGTCAGTCTTATCCAGCTCCACAAATGTAG
- the LOC104216007 gene encoding transcription termination factor MTEF18, mitochondrial isoform X2 yields MLSRSKTPTLQSLYVILKLKFFSTNTKNTHQKLPTLYKIPAKYRPQAILQAQEVLTDYFHNTRSLPFTFAEYIGKNSRFSLLGLVSKIPFSRSCFPNSIQRFLRYHPINEFEFFFESIGVNHVEISPMLHTNKCFLCEDSKVFDAACALACFGFPWNKLGILYKGQVSIFSKEPCELRYRLSLFEQYGFGNVAVIGICLAFPHVLGGTSGFLDEIDMLFDDLKRVFLDFDLASEVEGNVDAWFEICRKVAIFYELGCEKGKIGELMGRNKSIFVDYSEEVLAQKIGFFCRLGVRKAEVGLLVLSKPEILSFDLEDRVISTVGFLKHFGMGVNKLKLTAQTYQYIMGRNRIANVPHVLRSLDLSEWFFDRLKNGGHGLLGSYVIGSVEDFDEDYAEQLQKIQASRTPVYTRRKLSFLHGIGFGENNLTMKVLSQLHGPGVELQERFDCLLCGGVNFSTLCRMLSVSPKILNQKAQILEQKIKFLFLDMGLSQDELCAFPACLCYDLEKRIMPRCQFHRWLREQDWCPYEYSLASIVATSDKMFMDRISDIHPDAPKKWFDCFLKEKHSTVAKVGV; encoded by the exons ATGCTCTCCCGTTCTAAAACCCCAACACTTCAATCTCTCTATGTCATTCTCAAGCTCAAGTTTTTCTCCACAAACACCAAAAACACACACCAAAAGCTTCCAACACTATACAAGATTCCAGCAAAATATAGGCCTCAAGCCATTTTACAAGCTCAAGAAGTACTCACTGATTACTTCCATAACACTAGATCCTTACCCTTCACTTTTGCTGAATACATTGGTAAAAACTCGAGATTTTCCCTTTTGGGTCTTGTTTCTAAAATCCCTTTTTCTCGTTCTTGTTTTCCCAATTCCATTCAAAGGTTCTTAAGGTACCATCCCATTAATGAATTTGAGTTTTTCTTTGAAAGCATTGGTGTAAATCATGTAGAAATTAGTCCTATGTTGCATACGAATAAATGCTTCTTATGTGAAGATTCTAAGGTTTTTGATGCTGCTTGTGCTCTAGCTTGTTTTGGTTTCCCTTGGAACAAATTGGGTATTTTGTATAAAGGGCAAGTTTCTATTTTTAGTAAAGAGCCTTGTGAACTGAGATATAGGCTTTCACTTTTTGAACAATATGGGTTTGGTAATGTTGCTGTTATTGGTATTTGCCTAGCTTTCCCGCACGTGTTGGGTGGGACTAGTGGTTTCCTTGACGAAATTGATATGCTGTTTGATGATTTGAAAAGGGTGTTTCTTGATTTTGATCTTGCCAGTGAAGTAGAGGGAAATGTGGATGCTTGGTTTGAGATTTGTAGGAAAGTTGCAATTTTTTATGAATTGGGTTGTGAGAAAGGGAAGATTGGTGAATTGATGGGAAGAAATAAAAGCATTTTTGTTGATTATTCTGAAGAGGTTTTGGCTCAAAAGATTGGGTTTTTCTGTAGACTGGGTGTGAGAAAAGCTGAGGTTGGACTTTTGGTTCTGTCGAAGCCTGAGATTCTGAGTTTTGATTTAGAAGATCGTGTGATTTCGACCGTAGGATTTTTGAAACATTTCGGGATGGgtgtaaataaattaaaattgACTGCCCAAACATACCAATACATTATGGGTAGAAATAGAATAGCTAACGTACCTCATGTTTTGAGATCGTTGGATCTAAGTGAGTGGTTCTTTGACAGACtaaaaaatggtggtcatggcctgTTAGGTAGCTATGTTATTGGCAGTGTTGAAGACTTTGACGAAGATTATGCGGAACAATTGCAGAAAATTCAGGCATCCAGAACACCTGTTTATACCCGTCGAAAATTAAGTTTCTTGCATGGGATTGGCTTTGGAGAAAACAATCTCACAATGAAAGTATTGTCTCAGTTGCATGGTCCGGGTGTTGAGTTACAGGAACGGTTTGATTGCCTACTTTGTGGTGGAGTTAACTTTTCGACACTCTGCAGAATGCTTTCAGTGTCGCCAAAGATTCTGAACCAgaaagctcaaattcttgaacaaaaaataaaatttcttttCCTGGATATGGGGTTATCCCAGGACGAGCTTTGTGCTTTTCCAGCCTGTTTATGTTATGACTTGGAGAAGAGGATAATGCCCCGTTGCCAATTCCATAGGTGGCTTCGAGAACAGGATTGGTGTCCGTATGAATATTCTCTTGCAAGCATTGTTGCCACTAGTGATAAAATGTTTATGGATCGTATCTCTGACATTCATCCAGATGCCCCTAAAAAGTGGTTTGACTGTTTCTTGAAGGAAAAACACTCCACAGTTGCAAAG GTGGGTGTGTGA
- the LOC104216007 gene encoding transcription termination factor MTEF18, mitochondrial isoform X1, with the protein MLSRSKTPTLQSLYVILKLKFFSTNTKNTHQKLPTLYKIPAKYRPQAILQAQEVLTDYFHNTRSLPFTFAEYIGKNSRFSLLGLVSKIPFSRSCFPNSIQRFLRYHPINEFEFFFESIGVNHVEISPMLHTNKCFLCEDSKVFDAACALACFGFPWNKLGILYKGQVSIFSKEPCELRYRLSLFEQYGFGNVAVIGICLAFPHVLGGTSGFLDEIDMLFDDLKRVFLDFDLASEVEGNVDAWFEICRKVAIFYELGCEKGKIGELMGRNKSIFVDYSEEVLAQKIGFFCRLGVRKAEVGLLVLSKPEILSFDLEDRVISTVGFLKHFGMGVNKLKLTAQTYQYIMGRNRIANVPHVLRSLDLSEWFFDRLKNGGHGLLGSYVIGSVEDFDEDYAEQLQKIQASRTPVYTRRKLSFLHGIGFGENNLTMKVLSQLHGPGVELQERFDCLLCGGVNFSTLCRMLSVSPKILNQKAQILEQKIKFLFLDMGLSQDELCAFPACLCYDLEKRIMPRCQFHRWLREQDWCPYEYSLASIVATSDKMFMDRISDIHPDAPKKWFDCFLKEKHSTVAKQSMSHHQTSLGK; encoded by the exons ATGCTCTCCCGTTCTAAAACCCCAACACTTCAATCTCTCTATGTCATTCTCAAGCTCAAGTTTTTCTCCACAAACACCAAAAACACACACCAAAAGCTTCCAACACTATACAAGATTCCAGCAAAATATAGGCCTCAAGCCATTTTACAAGCTCAAGAAGTACTCACTGATTACTTCCATAACACTAGATCCTTACCCTTCACTTTTGCTGAATACATTGGTAAAAACTCGAGATTTTCCCTTTTGGGTCTTGTTTCTAAAATCCCTTTTTCTCGTTCTTGTTTTCCCAATTCCATTCAAAGGTTCTTAAGGTACCATCCCATTAATGAATTTGAGTTTTTCTTTGAAAGCATTGGTGTAAATCATGTAGAAATTAGTCCTATGTTGCATACGAATAAATGCTTCTTATGTGAAGATTCTAAGGTTTTTGATGCTGCTTGTGCTCTAGCTTGTTTTGGTTTCCCTTGGAACAAATTGGGTATTTTGTATAAAGGGCAAGTTTCTATTTTTAGTAAAGAGCCTTGTGAACTGAGATATAGGCTTTCACTTTTTGAACAATATGGGTTTGGTAATGTTGCTGTTATTGGTATTTGCCTAGCTTTCCCGCACGTGTTGGGTGGGACTAGTGGTTTCCTTGACGAAATTGATATGCTGTTTGATGATTTGAAAAGGGTGTTTCTTGATTTTGATCTTGCCAGTGAAGTAGAGGGAAATGTGGATGCTTGGTTTGAGATTTGTAGGAAAGTTGCAATTTTTTATGAATTGGGTTGTGAGAAAGGGAAGATTGGTGAATTGATGGGAAGAAATAAAAGCATTTTTGTTGATTATTCTGAAGAGGTTTTGGCTCAAAAGATTGGGTTTTTCTGTAGACTGGGTGTGAGAAAAGCTGAGGTTGGACTTTTGGTTCTGTCGAAGCCTGAGATTCTGAGTTTTGATTTAGAAGATCGTGTGATTTCGACCGTAGGATTTTTGAAACATTTCGGGATGGgtgtaaataaattaaaattgACTGCCCAAACATACCAATACATTATGGGTAGAAATAGAATAGCTAACGTACCTCATGTTTTGAGATCGTTGGATCTAAGTGAGTGGTTCTTTGACAGACtaaaaaatggtggtcatggcctgTTAGGTAGCTATGTTATTGGCAGTGTTGAAGACTTTGACGAAGATTATGCGGAACAATTGCAGAAAATTCAGGCATCCAGAACACCTGTTTATACCCGTCGAAAATTAAGTTTCTTGCATGGGATTGGCTTTGGAGAAAACAATCTCACAATGAAAGTATTGTCTCAGTTGCATGGTCCGGGTGTTGAGTTACAGGAACGGTTTGATTGCCTACTTTGTGGTGGAGTTAACTTTTCGACACTCTGCAGAATGCTTTCAGTGTCGCCAAAGATTCTGAACCAgaaagctcaaattcttgaacaaaaaataaaatttcttttCCTGGATATGGGGTTATCCCAGGACGAGCTTTGTGCTTTTCCAGCCTGTTTATGTTATGACTTGGAGAAGAGGATAATGCCCCGTTGCCAATTCCATAGGTGGCTTCGAGAACAGGATTGGTGTCCGTATGAATATTCTCTTGCAAGCATTGTTGCCACTAGTGATAAAATGTTTATGGATCGTATCTCTGACATTCATCCAGATGCCCCTAAAAAGTGGTTTGACTGTTTCTTGAAGGAAAAACACTCCACAGTTGCAAAG CAATCTATGTCTCACCACCAGACCTCATTGGGTAAGTAG
- the LOC104216007 gene encoding transcription termination factor MTEF18, mitochondrial isoform X3 encodes MLSRSKTPTLQSLYVILKLKFFSTNTKNTHQKLPTLYKIPAKYRPQAILQAQEVLTDYFHNTRSLPFTFAEYIGKNSRFSLLGLVSKIPFSRSCFPNSIQRFLRYHPINEFEFFFESIGVNHVEISPMLHTNKCFLCEDSKVFDAACALACFGFPWNKLGILYKGQVSIFSKEPCELRYRLSLFEQYGFGNVAVIGICLAFPHVLGGTSGFLDEIDMLFDDLKRVFLDFDLASEVEGNVDAWFEICRKVAIFYELGCEKGKIGELMGRNKSIFVDYSEEVLAQKIGFFCRLGVRKAEVGLLVLSKPEILSFDLEDRVISTVGFLKHFGMGVNKLKLTAQTYQYIMGRNRIANVPHVLRSLDLSEWFFDRLKNGGHGLLGSYVIGSVEDFDEDYAEQLQKIQASRTPVYTRRKLSFLHGIGFGENNLTMKVLSQLHGPGVELQERFDCLLCGGVNFSTLCRMLSVSPKILNQKAQILEQKIKFLFLDMGLSQDELCAFPACLCYDLEKRIMPRCQFHRWLREQDWCPYEYSLASIVATSDKMFMDRISDIHPDAPKKWFDCFLKEKHSTVAKLK; translated from the exons ATGCTCTCCCGTTCTAAAACCCCAACACTTCAATCTCTCTATGTCATTCTCAAGCTCAAGTTTTTCTCCACAAACACCAAAAACACACACCAAAAGCTTCCAACACTATACAAGATTCCAGCAAAATATAGGCCTCAAGCCATTTTACAAGCTCAAGAAGTACTCACTGATTACTTCCATAACACTAGATCCTTACCCTTCACTTTTGCTGAATACATTGGTAAAAACTCGAGATTTTCCCTTTTGGGTCTTGTTTCTAAAATCCCTTTTTCTCGTTCTTGTTTTCCCAATTCCATTCAAAGGTTCTTAAGGTACCATCCCATTAATGAATTTGAGTTTTTCTTTGAAAGCATTGGTGTAAATCATGTAGAAATTAGTCCTATGTTGCATACGAATAAATGCTTCTTATGTGAAGATTCTAAGGTTTTTGATGCTGCTTGTGCTCTAGCTTGTTTTGGTTTCCCTTGGAACAAATTGGGTATTTTGTATAAAGGGCAAGTTTCTATTTTTAGTAAAGAGCCTTGTGAACTGAGATATAGGCTTTCACTTTTTGAACAATATGGGTTTGGTAATGTTGCTGTTATTGGTATTTGCCTAGCTTTCCCGCACGTGTTGGGTGGGACTAGTGGTTTCCTTGACGAAATTGATATGCTGTTTGATGATTTGAAAAGGGTGTTTCTTGATTTTGATCTTGCCAGTGAAGTAGAGGGAAATGTGGATGCTTGGTTTGAGATTTGTAGGAAAGTTGCAATTTTTTATGAATTGGGTTGTGAGAAAGGGAAGATTGGTGAATTGATGGGAAGAAATAAAAGCATTTTTGTTGATTATTCTGAAGAGGTTTTGGCTCAAAAGATTGGGTTTTTCTGTAGACTGGGTGTGAGAAAAGCTGAGGTTGGACTTTTGGTTCTGTCGAAGCCTGAGATTCTGAGTTTTGATTTAGAAGATCGTGTGATTTCGACCGTAGGATTTTTGAAACATTTCGGGATGGgtgtaaataaattaaaattgACTGCCCAAACATACCAATACATTATGGGTAGAAATAGAATAGCTAACGTACCTCATGTTTTGAGATCGTTGGATCTAAGTGAGTGGTTCTTTGACAGACtaaaaaatggtggtcatggcctgTTAGGTAGCTATGTTATTGGCAGTGTTGAAGACTTTGACGAAGATTATGCGGAACAATTGCAGAAAATTCAGGCATCCAGAACACCTGTTTATACCCGTCGAAAATTAAGTTTCTTGCATGGGATTGGCTTTGGAGAAAACAATCTCACAATGAAAGTATTGTCTCAGTTGCATGGTCCGGGTGTTGAGTTACAGGAACGGTTTGATTGCCTACTTTGTGGTGGAGTTAACTTTTCGACACTCTGCAGAATGCTTTCAGTGTCGCCAAAGATTCTGAACCAgaaagctcaaattcttgaacaaaaaataaaatttcttttCCTGGATATGGGGTTATCCCAGGACGAGCTTTGTGCTTTTCCAGCCTGTTTATGTTATGACTTGGAGAAGAGGATAATGCCCCGTTGCCAATTCCATAGGTGGCTTCGAGAACAGGATTGGTGTCCGTATGAATATTCTCTTGCAAGCATTGTTGCCACTAGTGATAAAATGTTTATGGATCGTATCTCTGACATTCATCCAGATGCCCCTAAAAAGTGGTTTGACTGTTTCTTGAAGGAAAAACACTCCACAGTTGCAAAG TTAAAATAA
- the LOC138872668 gene encoding serine/threonine-protein phosphatase 7 long form homolog, with product MKVPPLHPGPASLELLQLQSERRSSYIWEGELLAQTLRSRRINNVWDFLKERQLHPRVVRLLQNTSFYRIIEIGRLQLDWLLLTALIERRRPETHTFHLPIGEATITLQDVEVLYRLPVDGLVVALPRGMRNYTGAQYPKTLQRLTGCRPKDEGVLVGASRISLTLVR from the coding sequence ATGAAGGTTCCGCCTTTGCATCCGGGACCTGCCTCCCTAGAGCTACTACAATTACAGTCCGAGCGTAGGTCTTCCTACATATGGGAGGGGGAGTTATTGGCCCAGACTTTACGTTCTAGGAGAATAAACAATGTCTGGGACTTTCTTAAGGAACGCCAGCTCCATCCCCGTGTAGTCAGACTCCTGCAGAATACGAGCTTTTATAGGATCATTGAGATCGGCCGGCTGCAGCTGGATTGGTTGTTGCTCACGGCTTTGATAGAGCGGCGGCGACCAGAGACACACACATTCCATTTGCCCATTGGCGAGGCCACTATCACGCTGCAGGACGTGGAGGTCCTTTATAGGCTGCCGGTTGATGGACTTGTTGTTGCTTTGCCGCGAGGCATGAGAAATTATACGGGAGCTCAGTACCCGAAGACTTTGCAGCGGCTCACCGGTTGCCGGCCAAAGGATGAGGGTGTATTGGTTGGGGCTAGTCGTATTTCGTTGACGCTCGTCCGGTAG
- the LOC104216008 gene encoding putative late blight resistance protein homolog R1A-3: MAYAAVNSLIQTLELFQRTYPAIINGQVAEMVDSLRANAEYFQRILENTSHQKHEYEKIKDLEGGMRAAVQHAEDLLESNIVGFLRERYNQQKEKNNGAKWTIQDEARVLLRDLPQVMDKIDAIRKDLAQVMESSTSTINANGPSIRQDHFVKPGDSSSPKRDSTVLLQEATVGLDDALTEITNRLLGSASEREVITILGMGGCGKTTLAKKAQDDLSIMSRFDIQVWVTISQEYHLREVLLSLVCSVAGNKFQDMSDDQLMEKAYRALKGRKYLIVIDDVWSTKIWDVMARTLPNDNNGSRIILTTRLKDVAEYVNSDIPPHEMMPLSLNDSWKLLCDKLLVEDHTCPSELQEIGKKIVGKCQGLPLAILVVAGHLSKVGMTKESWATVAKNVNKVVTSYPDKCLAVLAMSYYHLPIHLKPCFLHLGTFPEDHEIDAWRLIQLWVAEGILKSSKLRSLEEVAQDCLEDLASRNLVMVTRRKLNGQIKRCGMHDLLRDLSVSEAGKEKFLNVIRNINRAPNFPTQNCKVPRFSLHAHFSLEKFSDLSQGVRSLYIFKQLLGPTGRTAGFKALRVLVSIPRPIFKYRHRLTSDSAFLRYLEIHRGNDFTESLPYLYNLQTFIFKHDKLKCDAVITLPDYIWNMKQLRYIHIQHCIHLPNPQSISSANVVDSKSDLGLQHLQEFSRLCFASCTKEVLSCLTNLKKLRIANIQEDINGLEGTPGSLFNLVYLKKLESLYLSCEMWELSSPLADSCSFPISLKRLTIFSARLSCEDMTVLAKLPNLEVLKLRWVEFRPSVWKLNDEDQFKQLKFLLLVDNTYIKQWEASSVNFPNLRRLVLHQIRNLKRIPLAFAEICTLESIELYMCPWNLEKSAKEIQEEVSSIAGNDCLHIGIYNDYHTYKRRV, encoded by the exons ATGGCTTATGCTGCCGTTAACTCTCTAATTCAAACTTTGGAGCTATTCCAGAGGACTTACCCAGCTATAATCAATGGTCAAGTTGCTGAGATGGTCGACTCCTTACGTGCTAATGCTGAGTATTTCCAAAGAATTCTTGAGAACACTAGCCACcagaagcatgaatatgaaaaaaTCAAGGATTTGGAGGGAGGGATGAGAGCTGCGGTGCAACATGCTGAAGATTTGCTTGAATCAAATATTGTTGGATTTTTGAGAGAGCGGTACAAtcagcaaaaagagaagaataATGGGGCCAAATGGACTATTCAAGATGAAGCTAGGGTTCTGCTTCGGGACTTGCCTCAAGTAATGGACAAGATTGATGCAATAAGGAAAGACTTGGCGCAGGTTATGGAGAGTAGCACCTCCACGATCAATGCCAATGGCCCTAGCATTAGACAGGATCATTTTGTCAAACCAGGAGATTCTTCGTCTCCGAAGCGTGATTCTACTGTCCTCCTACAGGAAGCTACGGTGGGTTTGGATGATGCCTTGACAGAGATTACTAATCGTCTACTTGGATCAGCTTCTGAGCGGGAAGTTATTACTATTTTAGGGATGGGCGGATGTGGGAAAACAACGCTTGCCAAAAAAGCTCAGGATGATCTATCAATCATGTCTCGTTTTGACATCCAAGTGTGGGTTACAATATCTCAGGAATATCACTTGAGAGAAGTGCTGCTAAGCCTTGTATGTTCTGTTGCAGGGAATAAGTTTCAAGATATGAGTGACGACCAGTTAATGGAGAAGGCATATAGAGCACTGAAGGGTCGGAAGTATCTTATTGTAATTGATGATGTTTGGAGTACAAAAATCTGGGATGTGATGGCAAGAACTCTTCCCAATGACAACAATGGGAGTCGAATCATTTTGACTACGAGGCTTAAAGATGTAGCTGAGTATGTGAACTCTGATATTCCTCCTCATGAAATGATGCCGTTGAGTTTAAATGACAGCTGGAAGTTACTTTGCGATAAGTTACTCGTGGAAGACCATACTTGTCCTTCTGAATTGCAGGAAATTGGGAAGAAAATAGTAGGAAAATGTCAAGGACTCCCTTTAGCAATTCTGGTGGTTGCAGGGCATCTCTCAAAAGTTGGCATGACGAAAGAAAGCTGGGCGACTGTAGCTAAAAATGTGAATAAAGTTGTTACAAGTTATCCGGATAAATGCCTAGCAGTACTTGCTATGAGTTACTATCACCTGCCTATTCACTTGAAACCTTGTTTCCTCCATTTAGGAACATTCCCCGAGGATCATGAGATTGATGCTTGGAGATTGATCCAATTGTGGGTTGCAGAGGGGATTCTAAAGAGTAGCAAGTTAAGAAGCCTGGAAGAAGTAGCACAGGATTGTTTGGAAGATCTGGCTAGTCGAAATTTGGTAATGGTCACACGGAGGAAGCTCAATGGTCAGATCAAAAGATGCGGTATGCATGATCTGTTGCGGGATTTGAGCGTGAGTGAAGCTGGAAAAGAAAAGTTTTTGAATGTGATTAGGAATATTAATCGAGCTCCTAATTTTCCAACACAGAATTGTAAGGTTCCTCGGTTTAGTTTGCATGCTCACTTCTCATTGGAAAAGTTTTCAGACTTATCACAGGGTGTGCGGTCCTTGTACATTTTCAAGCAACTTCTTGGGCCGACTGGAAGAACTGCAGGATTCAAAGCTTTAAGAGTGTTGGTTTCCATTCCTAGGCCTATTTTCAAGTACCGCCATCGCTTAACATCAGATTCAGCTTTCTTGAGATACCTTGAGATTCATAGAGGCAATGATTTCACTGAATCACTTCCATATTTGTATAATCTGCAAACCTTTATTTTTAAGCATGATAAATTAAAGTGTGATGCAGTTATAACTTTACCTGACTATATCTGGAATATGAAGCAGTTGAGGTACATCCATATTCAACATTGCATTCATTTACCCAATCCTCAAAGTATTTCAAGCGCCAATGTGGTAGACAGTAAAAGTGATTTGGGTCTGCAACATCTACAGGAGTTTTCGCGTCTATGTTTTGCTAGCTGTACAAAGGAGGTACTTTCTTGCCTTACTAATCTAAAGAAGTTGAGGATTGCTAATATTCAAGAAGACATCAATGGTCTTGAGGGAACACCTGGCAGCCTATTCAATCTTGTCTACTTAAAGAAGCTTGAATCGCTCTACCTGTCTTGTGAGATGTGGGAGCTCTCGTCTCCCCTTGCGGACAGTTGTTCTTTCCCAATATCTCTTAAGAGGTTGACCATATTCAGTGCTAGGCTTTCGTGTGAAGACATGACAGTTCTTGCGAAGTTGCCAAACCTCGAAGTGCTCAAACTCAGATGGGTTGAATTCAGACCTTCAGTATGGAAACTAAATGATGAAGATCAGTTCAAGCAGCTAAAGTTTCTCCTACTTGTTGATAACACATATATAAAGCAGTGGGAGGCTAGCAGTGTTAACTTCCCAAATCTCCGACGCTTGGTGCTCCATCAAATCAGGAATCTGAAGCGAATCCCTCTAGCCTTTGCAGAAATTTGCACCTTGGAGTCAATTGAGTTGTATATGTGCCCCTGGAATCTTGAGAAATCAGCAAAAGAAATTCAAGAGGAAGTATCTTCTATTGCGGGGAACGATTGCCTTCATATTGGCATCTATAATG ATTATCACACTTATAAAAGACGCGTTTGA